Proteins encoded in a region of the Procambarus clarkii isolate CNS0578487 chromosome 42, FALCON_Pclarkii_2.0, whole genome shotgun sequence genome:
- the LOC138373345 gene encoding uncharacterized protein yields MNSGRILKYMMNSGRILKYMMNFGRILKYMMNSGLIFKHMMNYSLIRKHMMNSGHVLSHMMNSAIFLERMTNSGLILKNMIKSGLILKNMMNYGLILKHMINSGLILKHRMNLGLILKHTTNSGLVLKRMMNSGLIL; encoded by the coding sequence ATGAATTCTGGTCGTATTCTTAAGTATATGATGAATTCTGGTCGTATTCTTAAGTATATGATGAATTTTGGTCGTATTCTTAAGTATATGATGAATTCTGGTCTTATTTTTAAGCATATGATGAATTATAGTCTTATTCGTAAGCATATGATGAATTCTGGTCATGTTCTTAGCCATATGATGAATTCTGCTATTTTTCTTGAGCGTATGACGAATTCTGGTCTTATTCTTAAGAATATGATAAAGTCTGGTCTTATTCTTAAGAATATGATGAATTATGGTCTTATTCTTAAACATATGATAAATTCTGGCCTTATTCTTAAGCATAGGATGAATTTGGGTCTTATTCTTAAGCATACGACGAATTCTGGTCTTGTTCTTAAGCGTATGATGAATTCTGGGCTTATTCTTTAG
- the LOC123770328 gene encoding insulinoma-associated protein 1-like, translated as MPKGFLVKRREDMSALDLVPYRPWRDARLLAEQEEPVDFSLRTLRESQGRDDRLHEELQQVRADDYVEVVKEAVRGSEKGSRLLVRTPDSGFSSPSDGDFYRRSVCHTPSARLPPKLHPEAVTPCEVEQTAPLALIKRKPSSEDLSTALHVSTVHSPPEPGQFQPFQLTIPRLEDPRYVIPPQTSPYHLLSPTLYWPHGSSPLRSPIPFTSPLGRSPYDLTPVPLQSPQEGLNLITRAPGSPRLITPIKVPPKSPGSSATTPQKRKSPSTSGTSEKKLKTSKKSKAARRLNFDEDKTSPVSGTIIRELAEGEEPLVVRKGDIDPAYNVVEITEEAKAELAKIDNKIGDYVCRLCKEMYDDAFGLAQHRCSRIIHVEYRCPECDKVFNCPANLASHRRWHKPKTAVTTTTSVPSTSAAPGKCETDALPGKSYTENNNNSSTSNNNLLKGPPALVPLPQFMALARDDDSEEQFECELCFKKFKRQSYLRKHLATHRGDPGDADGAGPSHARQPPALAPLLSPHFPSEVLPCHLCAAAFYTPAALELHLETTHMPKLEPPTATQLHIPQFSPQGLVPTQPPPPHLLHRPHQISAPT; from the coding sequence ATGCCGAAAGGTTTCCTGGTGAAAAGAAGAGAAGACATGAGTGCTCTGGACTTGGTGCCGTACAGACCGTGGCGGGATGCCCGTCTGCTGGCGGAGCAAGAGGAACCGGTGGATTTCAGCCTACGGACTCTACGAGAGAGCCAAGGCAGAGACGACAGGCTGCACGAGGAACTTCAGCAGGTACGTGCCGACGATTACGTGGAGGTGGTTAAAGAAGCAGTGCGGGGCTCAGAGAAGGGAAGTCGTTTGCTGGTCAGGACTCCGGACTCGGGCTTCAGTAGTCCCTCTGACGGCGACTTCTACAGGAGATCCGTGTGTCACACACCGTCGGCACGCCTGCCGCCCAAGCTCCACCCGGAGGCGGTGACCCCGTGCGAGGTGGAACAGACGGCGCCTCTGGCACTCATCAAGAGAAAACCCTCGTCGGAGGACCTGAGCACCGCCCTTCACGTCTCCACCGTGCACAGCCCTCCGGAGCCCGGCCAGTTCCAGCCCTTCCAGCTGACCATCCCGAGACTGGAGGACCCGCGGTACGTGATCCCCCCGCAGACCAGCCCCTACCACCTGTTGTCTCCCACGCTGTACTGGCCGCATGGCTCCTCGCCCCTCAGGTCACCAATCCCCTTCACCTCTCCCCTCGGCCGCTCGCCCTACGACCTCACCCCTGTGCCCCTCCAGAGTCCCCAGGAGGGTCTCAACCTCATCACCCGTGCCCCGGGCTCCCCTCGCCTCATCACCCCCATCAAGGTGCCGCCCAAGTCCCCAGGATCCAGCGCCACCACGCCCCAGAAGCGCAAGTCACCCTCCACCTCCGGAACTTCTGAAAAGAAGTTAAAAACTTCCAAGAAAAGCAAAGCTGCGCGGCGTCTGAACTTCGACGAGGACAAGACGTCGCCGGTGTCGGGAACCATCATCAGGGAGCTGGCCGAGGGCGAGGAGCCGCTCGTGGTGAGGAAGGGCGACATCGACCCGGCCTACAACGTCGTTGAGATCACAGAAGAAGCCAAGGCCGAGCTAGCTAAGATCGACAACAAGATCGGCGACTACGTGTGTCGACTCTGCAAGGAGATGTACGACGACGCCTTCGGTCTGGCCCAACACCGGTGCTCCCGCATCATCCACGTGGAGTACCGGTGTCCGGAGTGCGACAAGGTCTTCAACTGCCCCGCCAACCTCGCCTCCCACAGGAGGTGGCACAAACCCAAGACCGCCGTGACGACGACCACCTCCGTGCCCAGCACCAGCGCCGCCCCCGGCAAGTGCGAGACGGACGCTCTCCCCGGCAAGAGCTACAcggagaacaacaacaacagcagcaccagtaacaacaacctcCTGAAGGGTCCTCCGGCGCTGGTGCCCCTGCCACAGTTCATGGCCCTCGCCAGGGACGACGACTCCGAGGAGCAGTTCGAGTGCGAACTGTGTTTCAAGAAATTCAAACGTCAGTCGTACCTTCGGAAGCACCTGGCGACGCACCGCGGGGACCCTGGCGACGCTGACGGTGCAGGACCGTCTCACGCCCGTCAGCCGCCTGCCCTGGCGCCCCTCTTGTCCCCGCACTTCCCCAGCGAAGTCCTGCCTTGTCACCTGTGTGCCGCCGCCTTCTACACCCCCGCAGCTCTCGAGCTACACCTCGAGACGACCCACATGCCTAAGCTGGAGCCTCCAACCGCCACCCAGCTGCACATCCCTCAGTTCTCACCTCAGGGGCTCGTCCCGACGCAGCCGCCACCGCCCCACCTCCTTCACCGCCCCCACCAGATCTCCGCGCCGACGTAA